One Fuerstiella marisgermanici DNA window includes the following coding sequences:
- a CDS encoding integrase core domain-containing protein gives MTRLFHPLLALIASASDRELARYIEYLKEENKILRARIPGQVHTKPEERKRLLKLGKALGKAIEELITIVKPATFYRWIRDQSEEPKKKRKGGQRKSRELRELVIEIAKQTGFGYTRIIGELRKMGIKRISRQTIRNILKEEGIEPSPDRTSDSWTNFLERHAGTLWACDFFSVKTVTARGIREVYLLAFICLETREAIVSPGTEHPNSAWVVEQTEMFLSRTAKRELKPSVVIHDRDTKFTKEFVTKLGESDVRTNALPKASPNLNGRCERFIQTIKLECLARFVIFGTHHLDHLVSEFVAYYNNHRSHSSRESLPPIRHIPDEIDTIQLDEIVVKSHVGGLVKSFEKKAA, from the coding sequence ATGACCAGACTATTCCATCCTTTACTTGCTCTAATTGCCTCAGCCAGCGACCGTGAGTTGGCTCGGTACATCGAATATCTGAAGGAAGAGAACAAGATTCTCCGGGCACGCATTCCGGGGCAGGTCCACACCAAGCCCGAGGAACGAAAACGGTTGCTGAAATTGGGCAAGGCACTTGGTAAAGCGATTGAAGAACTGATCACCATCGTCAAGCCAGCGACCTTCTATCGATGGATTCGGGATCAATCTGAGGAGCCCAAGAAGAAGCGAAAAGGTGGTCAACGGAAGTCACGTGAATTGCGTGAGCTAGTGATCGAGATCGCCAAACAAACCGGCTTCGGATATACCCGAATAATCGGCGAGTTGCGAAAAATGGGGATCAAGAGGATCAGCCGTCAGACGATTCGCAACATCCTGAAAGAGGAAGGCATCGAACCGAGTCCTGATCGCACTTCGGATTCATGGACGAACTTTTTGGAACGTCATGCGGGGACACTGTGGGCGTGTGATTTCTTCTCAGTGAAGACTGTGACCGCACGTGGCATTCGAGAAGTGTATTTGCTGGCCTTCATCTGTCTTGAGACCAGAGAAGCAATCGTTTCTCCGGGAACAGAACACCCGAATTCTGCGTGGGTTGTCGAACAGACTGAGATGTTTCTCAGCCGCACGGCGAAGCGTGAACTGAAACCATCTGTCGTCATTCACGACAGGGATACGAAGTTCACCAAAGAGTTTGTTACGAAGCTCGGCGAGAGCGATGTGCGAACAAATGCGTTGCCGAAAGCGTCACCGAATCTGAACGGACGCTGCGAGAGGTTTATTCAAACGATAAAGCTGGAGTGCTTGGCGAGATTCGTAATTTTCGGCACACACCATCTCGACCATTTGGTCAGCGAATTCGTCGCTTATTACAACAATCATCGGTCGCATTCTTCACGAGAAAGCCTGCCTCCGATTCGGCACATACCGGATGAAATTGACACGATTCAACTGGATGAAATTGTGGTGAAGTCACATGTCGGAGGGCTGGTGAAGTCGTTCGAGAAGAAGGCGGCGTGA
- a CDS encoding oligogalacturonate lyase family protein, which translates to MNKTLLALPLCLVACFLLAAKSRADETKPSANDALTIKLAKAIERLGEQGSYRWTSEAAVPEETRFRPGPETGATVQGGVIHATLSFGPRSTQIVIDGDKAAVSNHDGRWETVSLSDQGYGSEGFAASIARGIDTPAAEAKELAAELISLEAGGDALVGTLSVNNAKNRLDTPRRGESVRDTKGTIRFWIIDGVLTKYVLRVEGTVGDDDRRRTSWRQTTVEVKDIGAAKLDLPRGATEALKRPLPKRAPRLSDAQEAALLKLRGKRDVGVHDPSSIVKCGDEYWFFSTGTGVSSWRSKDLQTWQRGPQVFPEIPNWVTDVVPGQRGHFWAPDVIQMGDRYLLYYSVSSFGKNTSAIALAWTPTLNPEDPEFGWTDHGVVIQSSSEDDFNAIDPAVIRTESGEFWMSLGSFWSGLKLIQLDPQSGKRIADDKPVRSIASYRQIEAPQIYQHDGWFYLFVNWGKCCSGVDSTYNIRVGRSRKITGPYLDKDGDDLAKGGGTLLLGSEGPFIGPGHANIFRDGDRYLLSCHYYDGTERGRSKLSIQELTWSEEGWPLVARAPDLEQASNPTDQVPTEWIDPKTGHRVVRLSKQAGSASLYFHQNAYSPEGDKLLVSTPRGLETVDLDTRELKVVVPRQSYRMGGSSGVEMGRKSRYVYYSTRSREGTVVRATHIDTGKTREIVTLPRGSSFNGVNADETLLFGLMQEFRRDRERLRKLFTVEIDSGKLETFHPSRDWLNHLQCSPTDPNFGLFCHEGSWHELDRVWTIRFGSDEPKLMHKRQQKYEIAGHEFFSADGQWVWYDLQTPRADQFWLAGVHVKTGERIGYRLAREEWSVHYNISRDGKLIAGDGGGPESVANQTPLPEKRRLKPSRNGQWIYLFRPDSEFNAGTLSGEQAKLGTVTAEKLVDLSTHDYDLEPNVTFTPDGKWIVFRSNMHGERHVYMVSAKRVAKPNEVDPTTSQSKTESDSGKRRLVLIGDSTVKNGRGRGDDGMFGWGQLIDKHFDSEKLEVENRALGGRSSRTYLTEGLWQKSLDRLREGDFVMMQFGHNDGGKMFEGDRPRASIKGNSDESIDGVVEATGNPETVHSFGWYLRKCIADAKAKGAIPIVLSQVPRDRWQDGRVIRSDKDYGLWAREAAKQSGALFIDLNEIVSRRYEELGEAKVGRDLFTGGSILRADQTPEVGPFYTPISSGWRIG; encoded by the coding sequence ATGAACAAAACACTTTTGGCTCTTCCGTTGTGTCTGGTTGCCTGTTTCCTGTTGGCTGCAAAAAGTCGAGCGGACGAGACGAAACCGTCGGCCAATGACGCGCTCACGATAAAACTGGCGAAGGCAATCGAGCGACTCGGCGAGCAGGGAAGCTATCGCTGGACAAGTGAAGCTGCGGTTCCTGAGGAAACACGTTTCCGCCCCGGTCCCGAGACAGGCGCAACAGTACAAGGCGGTGTAATTCACGCCACGCTGTCGTTCGGCCCTCGTTCCACGCAGATTGTCATCGATGGAGATAAAGCTGCGGTCAGCAATCACGATGGTCGTTGGGAGACTGTTTCGCTTTCCGATCAGGGGTATGGTTCGGAAGGGTTTGCCGCGTCGATCGCACGAGGTATTGACACACCAGCAGCAGAAGCCAAAGAGTTGGCGGCCGAGTTGATATCGCTTGAAGCAGGCGGTGATGCCCTTGTCGGAACATTGTCTGTTAATAACGCAAAGAACCGGCTGGACACACCTCGTCGGGGAGAATCGGTGCGAGATACGAAGGGCACTATTCGCTTCTGGATCATCGATGGCGTGCTAACAAAGTATGTGCTTCGAGTCGAAGGTACAGTCGGCGATGATGACCGGCGGCGCACGAGTTGGCGTCAGACCACGGTCGAAGTGAAAGACATCGGTGCTGCGAAGCTTGACCTGCCGCGTGGAGCAACCGAAGCCCTGAAGCGCCCGTTGCCGAAGCGCGCGCCTCGACTTAGCGATGCACAGGAAGCAGCACTGCTCAAGTTGCGTGGCAAACGCGACGTCGGCGTTCACGATCCGTCATCCATCGTCAAGTGTGGCGACGAGTATTGGTTCTTTTCGACCGGAACCGGCGTCTCTTCGTGGCGATCTAAAGATCTTCAAACCTGGCAGCGTGGGCCACAAGTTTTCCCTGAGATTCCGAATTGGGTGACCGATGTTGTTCCCGGCCAGCGCGGTCACTTCTGGGCACCCGATGTTATCCAAATGGGTGATCGGTATCTGCTTTATTACTCGGTCTCCAGCTTTGGAAAGAATACGTCTGCTATCGCCCTTGCTTGGACCCCGACGTTGAATCCCGAGGACCCTGAATTCGGCTGGACCGACCATGGAGTCGTGATTCAGTCCAGCAGCGAAGATGACTTCAATGCGATTGACCCGGCGGTGATTCGCACCGAATCGGGTGAGTTCTGGATGTCACTCGGGTCTTTTTGGAGCGGGTTGAAGCTGATCCAACTCGATCCGCAGTCGGGCAAGCGGATTGCAGATGATAAGCCAGTTCGTTCCATCGCCAGTTACCGCCAGATCGAAGCGCCGCAAATCTATCAACATGATGGGTGGTTTTACCTGTTTGTGAATTGGGGCAAATGCTGCAGCGGCGTCGACAGCACTTACAATATTCGCGTCGGACGAAGTCGAAAGATCACGGGGCCGTACCTGGACAAGGACGGAGACGATTTAGCGAAAGGTGGCGGCACGCTATTGCTCGGCAGCGAAGGACCCTTCATCGGCCCGGGGCATGCGAATATTTTTCGCGATGGCGACCGCTATCTATTGAGCTGCCATTACTACGATGGAACCGAACGAGGTCGATCCAAGTTGTCGATCCAGGAATTGACGTGGTCAGAGGAAGGTTGGCCGTTGGTTGCCAGGGCACCGGATCTTGAGCAGGCGTCAAACCCTACCGATCAGGTACCGACGGAGTGGATCGATCCCAAGACCGGACATCGAGTTGTACGGCTGTCGAAACAGGCTGGCAGTGCGAGTTTGTACTTTCACCAAAACGCTTACTCACCCGAAGGCGACAAGCTGCTGGTTTCGACTCCGCGTGGCTTGGAGACTGTCGATTTGGACACTCGCGAATTGAAAGTAGTTGTGCCCAGGCAGAGCTACCGGATGGGCGGCAGCAGCGGCGTCGAAATGGGCCGCAAGTCACGATATGTCTATTACTCCACACGGTCTCGGGAAGGAACGGTCGTGCGAGCGACGCATATCGACACCGGGAAGACTCGCGAGATCGTCACGCTTCCGCGCGGCTCCAGTTTCAACGGCGTCAATGCCGACGAAACATTGTTGTTTGGATTGATGCAGGAATTCCGCCGCGATCGCGAGCGTTTGAGAAAACTCTTTACGGTCGAGATTGATTCCGGAAAACTCGAAACGTTTCATCCGTCGCGAGATTGGCTGAACCATCTGCAATGTTCACCCACCGATCCGAACTTTGGGCTGTTTTGTCACGAAGGATCGTGGCACGAACTAGATCGTGTCTGGACGATTCGCTTTGGCAGCGATGAGCCAAAACTGATGCATAAGCGTCAGCAGAAATATGAAATTGCTGGGCACGAATTTTTCAGCGCCGATGGCCAGTGGGTTTGGTATGACCTGCAAACTCCGCGAGCCGATCAATTCTGGCTCGCTGGAGTTCACGTCAAGACCGGCGAGCGGATTGGATATCGCCTCGCACGCGAAGAATGGTCGGTTCACTACAACATTTCGCGCGACGGCAAACTGATTGCCGGCGACGGAGGCGGCCCGGAAAGCGTTGCCAACCAGACGCCTCTCCCTGAAAAGCGACGCCTGAAGCCGTCTCGCAATGGCCAGTGGATCTATCTGTTTCGCCCTGACAGCGAATTCAACGCCGGAACTCTCAGTGGTGAGCAAGCAAAGCTTGGCACGGTGACGGCAGAGAAATTAGTCGATCTCTCCACGCACGATTACGACCTCGAACCCAACGTCACCTTCACACCCGACGGAAAGTGGATCGTCTTTCGCTCCAACATGCATGGCGAGCGTCATGTCTACATGGTCAGCGCCAAGCGTGTGGCCAAACCGAACGAAGTCGATCCAACAACTTCGCAGTCAAAAACTGAATCAGACAGCGGCAAACGTCGCTTGGTTCTGATTGGTGACTCAACGGTCAAGAACGGCCGGGGTCGCGGTGACGACGGCATGTTCGGTTGGGGCCAACTGATCGACAAGCACTTCGATTCCGAAAAGCTGGAAGTCGAAAACCGCGCACTCGGCGGACGCAGCAGTCGCACCTATCTGACGGAAGGGCTTTGGCAGAAATCACTCGACCGATTACGCGAAGGCGATTTCGTGATGATGCAGTTCGGTCACAATGACGGCGGCAAGATGTTCGAGGGCGATCGACCACGTGCATCCATCAAAGGCAACAGCGACGAATCGATCGACGGGGTGGTGGAAGCAACCGGCAACCCGGAAACCGTTCATAGCTTTGGCTGGTATCTAAGGAAATGCATCGCTGACGCGAAAGCCAAAGGAGCCATCCCCATCGTCTTGTCGCAAGTCCCGCGCGACCGCTGGCAGGACGGCCGCGTGATTCGATCGGACAAAGACTACGGTCTGTGGGCGCGAGAGGCCGCCAAACAATCCGGCGCTCTGTTCATTGATCTGAATGAAATTGTGTCACGCCGCTATGAAGAATTGGGCGAAGCAAAAGTCGGACGCGACCTGTTCACCGGTGGGTCCATTTTACGCGCCGATCAGACCCCCGAAGTGGGTCCGTTTTACACGCCGATCTCCAGCGGCTGGCGTATCGGTTGA
- a CDS encoding MarR family winged helix-turn-helix transcriptional regulator yields MNPKEQIPLMLRAAYLTMHRRSDAAFVAHGVTADQFVLLAALSEEEPLTQKELALRMPSDPSTVRAMLVLLEERGLVRRDAHPTDGRARTAALTSAGRRKFRQLWEAGESIRTQTVSDISNEDAHALVRILMQVAESLTPQSTEGAK; encoded by the coding sequence TTGAATCCGAAAGAACAGATCCCGTTGATGCTTCGCGCTGCCTACCTGACGATGCACCGCCGATCCGATGCAGCCTTCGTAGCGCACGGCGTGACGGCGGACCAGTTTGTCTTACTGGCAGCTCTTTCTGAGGAAGAGCCTTTGACACAGAAGGAGCTCGCGCTTCGGATGCCGTCCGATCCGAGCACTGTCCGAGCGATGCTGGTTTTGCTGGAAGAACGCGGATTGGTTCGTCGAGATGCTCATCCCACCGACGGCCGGGCGCGGACGGCAGCATTGACTTCAGCCGGGCGACGAAAGTTTCGCCAACTCTGGGAAGCAGGCGAGTCCATTCGTACGCAGACGGTGAGTGACATCAGCAACGAGGACGCGCACGCTCTTGTGCGAATCCTTATGCAGGTCGCTGAGTCGCTGACGCCGCAATCAACCGAAGGTGCCAAGTAG
- a CDS encoding alpha/beta fold hydrolase gives MNDHARWAVLTLCLSVIFAGPVRSQEPAPIQEDDVKVIHDIAYRDGPSKAWRLDLAMPVEQTDALRPALVIVHGGGWRGGSKSVDVYQKMMTDYAAKGYVTINVEYRLTGEAPFPACIEDVKCAVRWLRAHAENYHVDPERIGAYGHSAGAHLALMLAMAPKSARLEGDGGWEEYSSVVNVAAAGSPPTELGRDVPMAKSKWWPIGYIAKDHPPLFLIQGSEDRIVRAELTDDFVKKMKAAGAGIKYLRIDGAEHGLAYNEKLHVTDPAIEKFFAEHLKPTPPEKTASGKTSAAAEVMIEDGGTGPFSAIATEDLSLAGMTIYRPRDMSPFGETRKLQILLWGNGACANTTQEHKNFLNEIASHGYVVLAIGLLDQIETRNETLRQKTKSSQLTTALDWIVAEGKRKQSDYFGKVDSGKVAAMGMSCGGLQAIEISVDPRISTTVVCNSGVLPEPSPIPGMPPLKKEVLKKFHAPVLYIMGGPSDIAYKNAMDDFSRVNHVPIVMTNFDVGHAGTYARPHGGEYTPVALAWLNWQLKGKSEASKMFLGEDSTLAKDPKWTVETKNFPTQTSKMSSASPADATVRTGYPPAIPHGWSDGYLYANGIRLHYYRAVPAADKPPMVMVHGITDNGLCWATLTLKLQDDYDIYMLDARGHGLSDLFTASDDADTLIKDVAAAIDALELKKPIVVGHSMGAHTVMRLGAEYPDLAKAVIMLDPLLEGARNRGGQRGSRQRRSEDGTDRQADRPKTKRLTVSMFGSAEELVAQNNYPFDELVAKCRRDSPKWDFVDCQYWALSKKQYHGAYSREQFAVMTGAMRIGDSLQKISVPALILKTDASPDDRKAHHEAASAMQNGKLVHIDNAGHNLHHDQLNRTCEVLSQFLSTLYE, from the coding sequence ATGAATGACCATGCACGCTGGGCGGTGTTGACGCTGTGTCTGTCGGTGATCTTTGCCGGGCCTGTTCGATCGCAGGAACCAGCTCCAATACAGGAAGACGATGTCAAAGTGATCCATGACATCGCGTATCGCGACGGCCCCAGCAAAGCCTGGCGGCTGGATCTTGCGATGCCAGTAGAACAAACCGACGCCCTGCGTCCGGCGCTGGTGATCGTTCATGGCGGCGGCTGGCGTGGCGGTTCAAAATCGGTCGACGTCTATCAAAAGATGATGACGGACTACGCTGCGAAGGGCTACGTGACCATCAACGTTGAGTATCGCTTGACCGGCGAGGCTCCGTTTCCCGCATGTATTGAAGATGTGAAGTGCGCCGTCCGCTGGTTGAGAGCTCATGCCGAAAACTATCATGTCGATCCCGAACGAATCGGAGCTTACGGACATTCTGCCGGAGCACACCTGGCTTTGATGCTGGCGATGGCTCCGAAGTCGGCCCGCCTGGAGGGCGACGGGGGCTGGGAGGAGTATTCCAGTGTCGTCAACGTCGCTGCCGCCGGTTCGCCGCCAACCGAACTGGGACGAGACGTTCCCATGGCGAAGTCCAAATGGTGGCCAATCGGCTATATCGCCAAGGATCATCCACCGCTGTTTCTGATTCAGGGAAGCGAGGACCGAATTGTTCGTGCAGAGCTGACCGATGACTTTGTCAAAAAGATGAAAGCCGCCGGGGCGGGAATCAAATACCTGCGAATCGATGGCGCAGAGCACGGACTGGCCTACAACGAAAAACTGCACGTGACCGATCCGGCGATCGAGAAATTCTTCGCCGAGCATCTCAAGCCCACGCCGCCAGAAAAGACAGCTTCAGGCAAGACATCTGCAGCTGCGGAAGTCATGATCGAAGATGGTGGGACTGGTCCGTTTTCGGCAATCGCGACCGAAGATTTATCGCTGGCCGGCATGACGATCTATCGTCCGCGCGACATGTCGCCATTCGGCGAAACGCGGAAGTTGCAAATCCTGCTGTGGGGAAACGGAGCTTGTGCGAACACGACTCAGGAACACAAGAACTTTCTCAATGAGATTGCCTCGCACGGATACGTTGTTCTGGCAATCGGCCTGCTCGATCAAATTGAAACGCGTAACGAAACTTTGCGGCAGAAGACTAAGTCCAGCCAGCTCACCACAGCACTTGATTGGATTGTCGCGGAAGGCAAACGCAAGCAGAGCGACTACTTCGGGAAAGTTGACAGCGGGAAGGTGGCCGCGATGGGCATGTCATGTGGCGGACTTCAAGCGATCGAAATCTCTGTTGATCCCAGAATTTCCACGACAGTGGTCTGCAACAGCGGTGTGTTACCGGAACCGTCTCCGATTCCCGGAATGCCACCGCTCAAGAAAGAAGTGCTGAAGAAGTTTCATGCTCCGGTCCTGTACATCATGGGTGGTCCGTCGGACATCGCCTACAAGAACGCCATGGACGATTTTTCCCGAGTCAACCATGTACCGATCGTGATGACCAACTTCGACGTCGGGCACGCTGGAACATATGCGCGACCTCACGGCGGAGAATACACACCAGTCGCACTCGCCTGGCTCAACTGGCAACTGAAAGGCAAAAGCGAAGCGTCAAAGATGTTCCTCGGTGAAGACAGCACGCTCGCCAAAGATCCAAAGTGGACCGTCGAGACGAAGAACTTTCCAACCCAGACATCAAAGATGTCCAGCGCTTCGCCAGCTGACGCCACGGTTCGGACCGGTTACCCTCCGGCCATTCCTCATGGATGGTCCGACGGCTATCTCTATGCCAATGGCATTCGCCTGCACTATTACCGCGCGGTTCCGGCGGCCGACAAACCGCCGATGGTGATGGTGCATGGCATCACCGACAACGGGCTCTGCTGGGCAACGCTGACTTTGAAGCTGCAAGACGACTACGACATCTATATGCTCGATGCTCGCGGACACGGACTCTCCGATCTTTTCACTGCTTCCGACGACGCAGACACTCTGATCAAAGACGTGGCTGCTGCGATCGACGCGTTGGAATTGAAGAAGCCGATCGTTGTGGGGCACTCAATGGGTGCTCACACGGTGATGCGTTTGGGCGCGGAGTATCCGGATCTGGCCAAAGCGGTGATCATGCTCGATCCACTGCTGGAAGGCGCTCGAAACAGGGGCGGCCAACGCGGCAGTCGTCAGCGTCGCTCTGAGGACGGCACAGACCGGCAGGCTGACCGCCCCAAAACGAAACGTCTTACCGTCAGTATGTTCGGTTCAGCAGAGGAACTTGTTGCTCAGAACAACTACCCCTTTGACGAACTGGTCGCCAAGTGTCGCCGTGACAGCCCCAAATGGGACTTCGTGGATTGCCAGTACTGGGCGTTGTCAAAGAAGCAATATCACGGCGCTTACTCACGTGAGCAGTTCGCGGTCATGACGGGAGCGATGCGGATTGGTGATTCATTGCAGAAGATTTCCGTTCCCGCGTTGATATTGAAAACCGATGCGTCTCCTGATGATCGCAAAGCCCACCATGAAGCAGCCAGTGCGATGCAGAACGGTAAACTCGTGCACATCGACAACGCGGGCCATAATCTTCACCACGACCAGTTGAACCGTACCTGCGAAGTGCTGTCACAGTTCCTCTCGACACTTTACGAATGA
- a CDS encoding right-handed parallel beta-helix repeat-containing protein: MTRLMLIGAFVLLHCHSAMTQAKTLRVPSEYTSIQSAIDAAEQGDTVLVDKGRYLERVVMKDGVTLKSAGDDAARKIGLLRAEQTIIDGSASVKGAGVTMAEGSVLDGFTVTGVGQYDEDKWRHHHATHGNEQSHEHIGAPGTPGIAVTSVNCIVRNNIVHHIGYTGIAISGNENLDCSPLIVSNVCFRNMGGGIGSMKQSTATIRKNVCYENFYAGIGHDNASPLVGENTCYGNIRAGIGISEGACPVVRGNKCYENRRAGIGVRTLETTRPIIVDNDCYENEMAGIGSEEDAAPTICRNRCYRNKLAGIGARTRSHPTIIENECYENAAAGIGQESDAVTILTGNYCHDNEAAGIGFAECTNGQSTLTKNRVINNAKVAIGIHPGWNVTATRNELSRDGGIPPIVMIFAGSKASFVENTIQGSGVACIRLAGELQAVHNNFVCPKPRNGGPPNIGIWALKGSRLSQSDNTFEGWRNDVRTDEAK, encoded by the coding sequence ATGACCAGATTGATGCTGATTGGTGCATTTGTGTTGCTTCATTGCCATTCCGCAATGACACAAGCCAAGACCTTGCGAGTCCCGTCGGAATACACTTCCATTCAGTCGGCAATCGACGCAGCAGAACAGGGCGACACAGTGCTCGTCGACAAGGGACGATATCTGGAACGTGTCGTCATGAAAGACGGTGTCACGTTGAAGAGTGCTGGTGATGATGCTGCCCGTAAAATCGGACTCCTTCGAGCTGAGCAGACGATCATTGATGGTTCAGCGAGTGTGAAAGGTGCCGGGGTCACGATGGCTGAGGGGTCGGTTTTGGATGGATTCACGGTGACCGGTGTCGGCCAATACGATGAGGACAAATGGCGGCATCACCATGCGACTCACGGCAACGAACAAAGTCACGAACACATCGGTGCTCCCGGAACGCCGGGAATCGCCGTGACAAGCGTGAACTGCATCGTGCGAAACAACATTGTCCATCATATTGGCTACACTGGTATCGCGATCAGCGGAAACGAAAATCTGGACTGCTCTCCTTTAATCGTCAGCAACGTCTGCTTCCGAAATATGGGAGGCGGCATCGGTTCGATGAAACAATCGACCGCCACGATCCGAAAGAACGTTTGCTACGAAAACTTCTACGCCGGAATTGGCCACGACAACGCCAGCCCACTCGTTGGCGAAAATACATGCTATGGCAACATTCGAGCGGGCATCGGTATCAGCGAAGGTGCCTGTCCCGTTGTACGCGGTAACAAGTGCTACGAAAATCGCCGCGCAGGGATCGGTGTCCGGACGCTCGAAACGACTCGACCGATCATTGTAGACAACGATTGCTACGAGAACGAAATGGCGGGCATCGGATCGGAAGAAGACGCAGCTCCGACGATTTGCAGGAATCGGTGTTACCGCAACAAACTGGCAGGCATCGGAGCTCGAACACGCTCGCACCCGACAATCATCGAAAACGAATGTTACGAAAACGCAGCGGCTGGAATCGGTCAGGAGAGTGATGCTGTGACAATCCTCACAGGCAATTATTGTCACGACAACGAGGCTGCCGGAATCGGCTTTGCCGAATGTACGAACGGGCAGTCAACACTGACGAAGAACCGGGTGATCAACAATGCAAAGGTGGCCATCGGCATCCACCCCGGATGGAACGTGACCGCGACGCGTAACGAACTGTCGCGAGACGGAGGCATTCCTCCGATCGTGATGATCTTTGCCGGCAGCAAAGCATCGTTCGTCGAAAATACGATTCAAGGCTCGGGAGTTGCTTGCATTCGACTGGCCGGTGAACTGCAAGCTGTCCACAATAACTTCGTCTGTCCCAAACCTCGCAATGGCGGCCCACCAAATATCGGCATCTGGGCGCTGAAGGGGTCAAGATTGTCACAATCCGACAACACTTTCGAGGGGTGGCGCAACGATGTCCGAACTGACGAAGCAAAGTAA
- a CDS encoding XylR family transcriptional regulator has product MPRRSVALLIETSNSYSRGVLDGITEYVRHHERWSIFLPEQERGGRPPQWLGRWSGDGIIARIETDEIAASLRRTKLPVVDVSAARHLPDIPWVETDDEAIAELGVQHLLDRGFRNLAYCGDPGFNWSNWRRDKFRLLVESAGVAANVYDSLSRNDPKYSWNREKRGLAKWLKDLPRPIGIFACYDIQAQKLLEVCRELDIAVPEQIAVLGVDNDQLLCELSDPPLSSIICNTQRTGFEAAALLDRMMNGEQIDSAPVLVAPQGIQTRQSTDILAIDDPDVATALRFIREHALEGINVADVVRHVPLSRRVLESRFKKILGRSPHEELTRLKLERIKELLTETDLSLSEIARRTGFEHDEYMCVFFRKLEGMPPGQFRQPNR; this is encoded by the coding sequence ATGCCGCGACGAAGCGTTGCCCTACTGATTGAAACCTCGAATTCGTACTCTCGTGGCGTGTTGGACGGAATTACGGAGTACGTTCGCCATCATGAACGATGGTCCATCTTTTTGCCCGAACAGGAACGTGGCGGCAGGCCACCTCAATGGCTTGGACGGTGGAGCGGTGACGGAATCATCGCGAGAATCGAAACCGACGAGATCGCCGCGTCGTTGCGAAGAACCAAGTTGCCGGTCGTCGATGTGAGTGCTGCTCGACACCTGCCGGATATTCCGTGGGTGGAAACCGACGACGAGGCCATCGCCGAACTCGGTGTCCAGCATCTCCTCGACCGAGGCTTTCGGAATCTGGCCTACTGCGGCGATCCGGGTTTCAACTGGTCGAACTGGAGGCGAGACAAATTCCGATTGCTTGTGGAGTCGGCCGGAGTCGCTGCCAATGTTTACGATTCGTTGTCGCGCAATGACCCGAAGTACTCTTGGAACCGTGAGAAACGAGGCCTTGCAAAATGGCTGAAAGACCTGCCTCGCCCGATCGGGATCTTTGCCTGTTACGACATTCAAGCTCAAAAGCTGCTTGAAGTCTGCCGGGAACTGGACATCGCCGTACCTGAACAAATCGCGGTGCTGGGAGTCGACAACGACCAGCTTCTGTGTGAACTTTCCGATCCACCGTTGTCGAGCATCATTTGCAATACGCAAAGGACAGGGTTCGAGGCAGCAGCTTTGTTGGACCGCATGATGAACGGTGAACAAATTGATTCTGCGCCGGTCCTCGTCGCTCCGCAGGGCATTCAAACTCGGCAGTCGACCGACATTTTGGCCATCGACGATCCGGACGTCGCCACCGCGTTGCGATTCATTCGCGAACATGCGCTGGAAGGAATCAACGTGGCGGATGTCGTGCGACACGTGCCGCTGTCGCGACGAGTTCTGGAAAGCCGATTCAAGAAGATCCTTGGTCGGTCACCACATGAAGAGCTGACCCGACTAAAGCTGGAACGGATCAAAGAGTTGTTGACTGAAACAGATCTCTCGTTGTCCGAAATTGCAAGGCGGACCGGATTCGAGCACGACGAATACATGTGCGTGTTCTTTCGCAAGCTGGAAGGCATGCCACCGGGACAGTTTCGACAACCGAATCGGTAA